One Manihot esculenta cultivar AM560-2 chromosome 18, M.esculenta_v8, whole genome shotgun sequence genomic window carries:
- the LOC110606808 gene encoding deoxyuridine 5'-triphosphate nucleotidohydrolase, translating to MAQAEVQNNSPEIKEPVPKIPKLQQNGVHEVSETPVALFRVKKLSEKAILPSRASPLSAGYDLSSATETRVPARGKALIPTDLSIVIPEGTYARIGPRSGLAWKHSIDVGAGVIDADYRGPVGVILFNHSDMDFDVKVGDRIAQLIIEKIMTPDVVEVEDLDTTLRGEGGFGSTGI from the exons ATGGCTCAAGCCGAAGTTCAGAATAACAGCCCTGAAATCAAAGAACCGGTTCCCAAGATTCCCAAGCTTCAACAGAATGGCGTTCATGAGGTCTCAGAAACTCCGGTCGCTCTATTTAGGGTTAAAAAGCTCTCTGAAAAAGCTATTTTGCCTTCCAGAGCTTCTCCTTTATCTGCGGGATATGATCTCTCCAG TGCAACTGAGACTAGGGTCCCTGCTAGAGGGAAGGCTCTTATCCCAACAGATCTGAGCATTGTCATTCCTGAAGGAACATATGCTCGAATTG GGCCTAGATCAGGATTAGCATGGAAGCACTCCATTGACGTGGGTGCAGGTGTGATAGATGCTGATTACAGGGGTCCAGTTGGGGTTATATTGTTTAATCATTCGGATATGGATTTTGATGTTAAAGTGGGAGATCGGATTGCCCAGCTAATTATCGAGAAAATTATGACTCCTGATGTTGTGGAAGTTGAGGATTTGGATACAACTTTGAGAGGTGAAGGAGGATTCGGTTCAACTGGCATTTGA